One Cyclopterus lumpus isolate fCycLum1 chromosome 7, fCycLum1.pri, whole genome shotgun sequence DNA window includes the following coding sequences:
- the csde1 gene encoding cold shock domain-containing protein E1 isoform X7 produces MSFDPGMLHNNGHTAYANGTGPGIRETGVVEKLLTSYGFIQCSERQARLFFHCSQYNGNLQELKIGDDVEFEVSSDRRTGKPIAVKLLKIKPEVLPEERISGQVVSAIPVHLDGKSAPGQVPTGSVCYERNGEVFYLTYTPDDVEGNIHLDTGDKVSFYMETNKHTGAVSARNIQLVKKKQMRCQGVVCATKEAFGFIERADVVKEIFFHYSEFKGDLEALQAGDDVEFTIKDRNGKEVATEVRLLPQGTVIFEDISIEQFEGTVVKVIPKVPTKNQNDPLPGRISSRIGFNDKELPFGEKDTKSKVTLLEGDHIQFNISTDRRDKLERATNIDILPDTFDFTKETREMGVIAAIRDGFGFIKCVDRDARMFFHFSEVLEESQLHISDEVEFTVVPDMLSAQRNHAVRIKKLPKGTVSFHTQSEQRFMGVVEKEVVATNTKNASPTKAKEKEKEAEEGVIAYEDCGVKLTVPYHNKDLEGGGYPLVGDKVEFSINEVKRTGLQSAVSVRVLNRNASNAKRLLGFVATLKDNFGFIETANHDQEIFFHYSEMCGDLENLELGDTVEYTLSKGKGNKVSAEKVTKVAAVNGISEDVGATVMMGKVIRPLRSVDPSQTEYQGLIEVTEEGTTKGQNYPFGIMGMSNKADCLQKGELVKFHVCTVAQTGQKMACNVVPQRKALVECVKDQFGFITYEVGESKKLFFHVKEVQDGLELQTGDEVEFSVVLNQRTGKCSACNVRRVSEGPKLVATPRPDRLVNRLKSITLDDASAPRLVIVRQPRGPDNSKGFNVERKTRQPGVID; encoded by the exons ATGAGTTTTGACCCAGGCATGCTCCATAACAATGGGCACACTGCGTATGCTAACGGCACGGGGCCCGGCATCCGAGAGACTGGTGTGGTGGAGAAGCTCCTGACGTCGTACGGGTTCATTCAGTGCTCTGAACGTCAGGCGCGTCTCTTCTTCCACTGCTCCCAGTACAATGGCAACCTGCAAGAGCTTAAAATAGGAG aTGATGTAGAGTTTGAGGTATCCTCTGACAGGCGCACTGGCAAGCCCATAGCAGTGAAGCTGCTAAAGATAAAGCCAGAGGTGCTGCCAGAGGAGCGCATCTCGGGCCAG GTTGTTTCGGCGATCCCGGTGCACTTGGACGGAAAGTCTGCACCTGGCCAGGTGCCCACTGGCAGCGTTTGTTATGAAAGAAACGGG GAGGTGTTCTACCTTACCTACACCCCTGATGACGTGGAGGGAAATATCCACCTGGACACAGGCGACAAAGTCAGCTTTTACATGGAAACCAACAAGCA TACCGGTGCAGTCAGCGCTCGCAATATTCAACTTGTGAAGAAAAAGCAAATGAGGTGCCAGGGAGTGGTGTGTGCTACTAAG GAGGCCTTTGGGTTCATTGAGCGGGCCGACGTGGTGAAGGAGATCTTCTTCCACTACAGCGAGTTCAAGGGTGATCTTGAGGCGCTGCAAGCTGGAGATGACGTGGAGTTCACCATCAAGGACAGAAAT GGAAAAGAGGTGGCCACCGAAGTGAGGCTGCTTCCCCAGGGGACGGTGATCTTCGAGGACATCAGCATTGAGCAGTTCGAGGGCACCGTTGTCAAGGTTATTCCCAAGGTCCCCACCAAAAACCAG AACGACCCCCTACCAGGCCGTATCAGTTCCCGCATTGGTTTCAACGACAAGGAGCTGCCGTTCGGCGAGAAGGACACAAAGTCCAAGGTGACCCTCCTGGAGGGAGACCACATCCAGTTCAACATCTCCACCGACCGCAGGGACAAGCTAGAGAGGGCTACCAACATCGACATCCTCCCAGACACCTTCGACTTCACCAAGGAGACTCGTGAAATG GGCGTGATTGCGGCAATACGAGACGGCTTTGGCTTCATCAAGTGCGTCGACCGGGACGCCAGGATGTTCTTCCACTTCAGTGAAGTCCTGGAGGAAAGCCAACTGCACATCTCAGATGAAGTGGAGTTCACTGTTGTGCCT GACATGCTGTCGGCTCAGAGGAACCACGCGGTGCGCATCAAGAAGCTGCCCAAGGGCACGGTGTCCTTCCATACCCAGTCTGAGCAGCGTTTTATGGGTGTGGTGGAGAAGGAAGTTGTGGCAACCAACACCAAGAACGCCAGTCCCACCAAGGccaaggaaaaggaaaag GAGGCCGAGGAAGGAGTGATTGCGTATGAAGACTGCGGAGTGAAGCTCACGGTGCCGTACCACAACAAGGACCTAGAAGGAGGAGGGTACCCGCTGGTCGGAGACAAG GTGGAGTTCTCCATCAACGAAGTGAAGCGCACCGGCCTGCAGAGCGCCGTGTCCGTTCGGGTCCTCAACCGCAACGCCTCCAACGCCAAGAGACTGCTTGGATTTGTCGCCACGCTCAAGGACAACTTTGGCTTCATTGAGACGGCAAATCACGACCAGGAGATTTTCTTTCACTACAG TGAAATGTGTGGGGACTTGGAAAACTTGGAGCTGGGcgacacagtggagtacacactCTCTAAAGGAAAGGGGAACAAAGTCAGTGCTGAGAAGGTTACCAAAGTGGCTGCAG TGAATGGCATTAGCGAGGATGTCGGTGCAACGGTGATGATGGGGAAGGTAATCCGTCCTTTGCGCAGTGTGGACCCCTCCCAGACGGAATACCAGGGGCTTATTGAAGTCACGGAGGAAG GTACAACTAAAGGCCAGAATTATCCCTTTGGCATCATGGGTATGTCAAACAAGGCCGATTGCCTGCAGAAAGGGGAACTTGTGAAGTTCCATGTTTGTACGGTGGCTCAAACTGGACAGAAGATGGCCTGTAATGTGGTCCCTCAACGCAAAGCGTTGGTGGAGTGTGTCAAAGACCAG TTTGGCTTCATCACATATGAAGTTGGTGAGAGCAAGAAGCTGTTCTTTCATGTAAAGGAGGTGCAAGACGGCCTCGAGCTCCAGACCGGGGATGAGGTGGAGTTCTCCGTCGTCCTCAATCAACGCACAGGAAAATGTAGTGCCTGCAACGTACGCAGAGTCAG CGAGGGGCCTAAACTGGTGGCGACTCCGCGTCCGGATCGACTGGTGAACCGGTTGAAGAGCATCACCCTCGACGACGCCAGCGCTCCTCGCCTGGTGATCGTCAGACAGCCTCGTGGTCCCGACAATTCAAAG GGCTTTAATGTGGAGCGCAAGACTCGCCAGCCCGGCGTCATTGACTGA
- the csde1 gene encoding cold shock domain-containing protein E1 isoform X3, translating to MSFDPGMLHNNGHTAYANGTGPGIRETGVVEKLLTSYGFIQCSERQARLFFHCSQYNGNLQELKIGDDVEFEVSSDRRTGKPIAVKLLKIKPEVLPEERISGQVGPDLHAYPFTVLHGYIHPVVSAIPVHLDGKSAPGQVPTGSVCYERNGVSGEVFYLTYTPDDVEGNIHLDTGDKVSFYMETNKHTGAVSARNIQLVKKKQMRCQGVVCATKEAFGFIERADVVKEIFFHYSEFKGDLEALQAGDDVEFTIKDRNGKEVATEVRLLPQGTVIFEDISIEQFEGTVVKVIPKVPTKNQNDPLPGRISSRIGFNDKELPFGEKDTKSKVTLLEGDHIQFNISTDRRDKLERATNIDILPDTFDFTKETREMGVIAAIRDGFGFIKCVDRDARMFFHFSEVLEESQLHISDEVEFTVVPDMLSAQRNHAVRIKKLPKGTVSFHTQSEQRFMGVVEKEVVATNTKNASPTKAKEKEKEAEEGVIAYEDCGVKLTVPYHNKDLEGGGYPLVGDKVEFSINEVKRTGLQSAVSVRVLNRNASNAKRLLGFVATLKDNFGFIETANHDQEIFFHYSEMCGDLENLELGDTVEYTLSKGKGNKVSAEKVTKVAAVNGISEDVGATVMMGKVIRPLRSVDPSQTEYQGLIEVTEEGTTKGQNYPFGIMGMSNKADCLQKGELVKFHVCTVAQTGQKMACNVVPQRKALVECVKDQFGFITYEVGESKKLFFHVKEVQDGLELQTGDEVEFSVVLNQRTGKCSACNVRRVSEGPKLVATPRPDRLVNRLKSITLDDASAPRLVIVRQPRGPDNSKGFNVERKTRQPGVID from the exons ATGAGTTTTGACCCAGGCATGCTCCATAACAATGGGCACACTGCGTATGCTAACGGCACGGGGCCCGGCATCCGAGAGACTGGTGTGGTGGAGAAGCTCCTGACGTCGTACGGGTTCATTCAGTGCTCTGAACGTCAGGCGCGTCTCTTCTTCCACTGCTCCCAGTACAATGGCAACCTGCAAGAGCTTAAAATAGGAG aTGATGTAGAGTTTGAGGTATCCTCTGACAGGCGCACTGGCAAGCCCATAGCAGTGAAGCTGCTAAAGATAAAGCCAGAGGTGCTGCCAGAGGAGCGCATCTCGGGCCAGGTGGGGCCAGACCTGCACGCCTATCCCTTTACTGTGCTGCATGGTTATATTCATCCA GTTGTTTCGGCGATCCCGGTGCACTTGGACGGAAAGTCTGCACCTGGCCAGGTGCCCACTGGCAGCGTTTGTTATGAAAGAAACGGGGTAAGTGGA GAGGTGTTCTACCTTACCTACACCCCTGATGACGTGGAGGGAAATATCCACCTGGACACAGGCGACAAAGTCAGCTTTTACATGGAAACCAACAAGCA TACCGGTGCAGTCAGCGCTCGCAATATTCAACTTGTGAAGAAAAAGCAAATGAGGTGCCAGGGAGTGGTGTGTGCTACTAAG GAGGCCTTTGGGTTCATTGAGCGGGCCGACGTGGTGAAGGAGATCTTCTTCCACTACAGCGAGTTCAAGGGTGATCTTGAGGCGCTGCAAGCTGGAGATGACGTGGAGTTCACCATCAAGGACAGAAAT GGAAAAGAGGTGGCCACCGAAGTGAGGCTGCTTCCCCAGGGGACGGTGATCTTCGAGGACATCAGCATTGAGCAGTTCGAGGGCACCGTTGTCAAGGTTATTCCCAAGGTCCCCACCAAAAACCAG AACGACCCCCTACCAGGCCGTATCAGTTCCCGCATTGGTTTCAACGACAAGGAGCTGCCGTTCGGCGAGAAGGACACAAAGTCCAAGGTGACCCTCCTGGAGGGAGACCACATCCAGTTCAACATCTCCACCGACCGCAGGGACAAGCTAGAGAGGGCTACCAACATCGACATCCTCCCAGACACCTTCGACTTCACCAAGGAGACTCGTGAAATG GGCGTGATTGCGGCAATACGAGACGGCTTTGGCTTCATCAAGTGCGTCGACCGGGACGCCAGGATGTTCTTCCACTTCAGTGAAGTCCTGGAGGAAAGCCAACTGCACATCTCAGATGAAGTGGAGTTCACTGTTGTGCCT GACATGCTGTCGGCTCAGAGGAACCACGCGGTGCGCATCAAGAAGCTGCCCAAGGGCACGGTGTCCTTCCATACCCAGTCTGAGCAGCGTTTTATGGGTGTGGTGGAGAAGGAAGTTGTGGCAACCAACACCAAGAACGCCAGTCCCACCAAGGccaaggaaaaggaaaag GAGGCCGAGGAAGGAGTGATTGCGTATGAAGACTGCGGAGTGAAGCTCACGGTGCCGTACCACAACAAGGACCTAGAAGGAGGAGGGTACCCGCTGGTCGGAGACAAG GTGGAGTTCTCCATCAACGAAGTGAAGCGCACCGGCCTGCAGAGCGCCGTGTCCGTTCGGGTCCTCAACCGCAACGCCTCCAACGCCAAGAGACTGCTTGGATTTGTCGCCACGCTCAAGGACAACTTTGGCTTCATTGAGACGGCAAATCACGACCAGGAGATTTTCTTTCACTACAG TGAAATGTGTGGGGACTTGGAAAACTTGGAGCTGGGcgacacagtggagtacacactCTCTAAAGGAAAGGGGAACAAAGTCAGTGCTGAGAAGGTTACCAAAGTGGCTGCAG TGAATGGCATTAGCGAGGATGTCGGTGCAACGGTGATGATGGGGAAGGTAATCCGTCCTTTGCGCAGTGTGGACCCCTCCCAGACGGAATACCAGGGGCTTATTGAAGTCACGGAGGAAG GTACAACTAAAGGCCAGAATTATCCCTTTGGCATCATGGGTATGTCAAACAAGGCCGATTGCCTGCAGAAAGGGGAACTTGTGAAGTTCCATGTTTGTACGGTGGCTCAAACTGGACAGAAGATGGCCTGTAATGTGGTCCCTCAACGCAAAGCGTTGGTGGAGTGTGTCAAAGACCAG TTTGGCTTCATCACATATGAAGTTGGTGAGAGCAAGAAGCTGTTCTTTCATGTAAAGGAGGTGCAAGACGGCCTCGAGCTCCAGACCGGGGATGAGGTGGAGTTCTCCGTCGTCCTCAATCAACGCACAGGAAAATGTAGTGCCTGCAACGTACGCAGAGTCAG CGAGGGGCCTAAACTGGTGGCGACTCCGCGTCCGGATCGACTGGTGAACCGGTTGAAGAGCATCACCCTCGACGACGCCAGCGCTCCTCGCCTGGTGATCGTCAGACAGCCTCGTGGTCCCGACAATTCAAAG GGCTTTAATGTGGAGCGCAAGACTCGCCAGCCCGGCGTCATTGACTGA
- the csde1 gene encoding cold shock domain-containing protein E1 isoform X4 — MSFDPGMLHNNGHTAYANGTGPGIRETGVVEKLLTSYGFIQCSERQARLFFHCSQYNGNLQELKIGDDVEFEVSSDRRTGKPIAVKLLKIKPEVLPEERISGQVGPDLHAYPFTVLHGYIHPVVSAIPVHLDGKSAPGQVPTGSVCYERNGEVFYLTYTPDDVEGNIHLDTGDKVSFYMETNKHTGAVSARNIQLVKKKQMRCQGVVCATKEAFGFIERADVVKEIFFHYSEFKGDLEALQAGDDVEFTIKDRNGKEVATEVRLLPQGTVIFEDISIEQFEGTVVKVIPKVPTKNQNDPLPGRISSRIGFNDKELPFGEKDTKSKVTLLEGDHIQFNISTDRRDKLERATNIDILPDTFDFTKETREMGVIAAIRDGFGFIKCVDRDARMFFHFSEVLEESQLHISDEVEFTVVPDMLSAQRNHAVRIKKLPKGTVSFHTQSEQRFMGVVEKEVVATNTKNASPTKAKEKEKEAEEGVIAYEDCGVKLTVPYHNKDLEGGGYPLVGDKVEFSINEVKRTGLQSAVSVRVLNRNASNAKRLLGFVATLKDNFGFIETANHDQEIFFHYSEMCGDLENLELGDTVEYTLSKGKGNKVSAEKVTKVAAVNGISEDVGATVMMGKVIRPLRSVDPSQTEYQGLIEVTEEGTTKGQNYPFGIMGMSNKADCLQKGELVKFHVCTVAQTGQKMACNVVPQRKALVECVKDQFGFITYEVGESKKLFFHVKEVQDGLELQTGDEVEFSVVLNQRTGKCSACNVRRVSEGPKLVATPRPDRLVNRLKSITLDDASAPRLVIVRQPRGPDNSKGFNVERKTRQPGVID; from the exons ATGAGTTTTGACCCAGGCATGCTCCATAACAATGGGCACACTGCGTATGCTAACGGCACGGGGCCCGGCATCCGAGAGACTGGTGTGGTGGAGAAGCTCCTGACGTCGTACGGGTTCATTCAGTGCTCTGAACGTCAGGCGCGTCTCTTCTTCCACTGCTCCCAGTACAATGGCAACCTGCAAGAGCTTAAAATAGGAG aTGATGTAGAGTTTGAGGTATCCTCTGACAGGCGCACTGGCAAGCCCATAGCAGTGAAGCTGCTAAAGATAAAGCCAGAGGTGCTGCCAGAGGAGCGCATCTCGGGCCAGGTGGGGCCAGACCTGCACGCCTATCCCTTTACTGTGCTGCATGGTTATATTCATCCA GTTGTTTCGGCGATCCCGGTGCACTTGGACGGAAAGTCTGCACCTGGCCAGGTGCCCACTGGCAGCGTTTGTTATGAAAGAAACGGG GAGGTGTTCTACCTTACCTACACCCCTGATGACGTGGAGGGAAATATCCACCTGGACACAGGCGACAAAGTCAGCTTTTACATGGAAACCAACAAGCA TACCGGTGCAGTCAGCGCTCGCAATATTCAACTTGTGAAGAAAAAGCAAATGAGGTGCCAGGGAGTGGTGTGTGCTACTAAG GAGGCCTTTGGGTTCATTGAGCGGGCCGACGTGGTGAAGGAGATCTTCTTCCACTACAGCGAGTTCAAGGGTGATCTTGAGGCGCTGCAAGCTGGAGATGACGTGGAGTTCACCATCAAGGACAGAAAT GGAAAAGAGGTGGCCACCGAAGTGAGGCTGCTTCCCCAGGGGACGGTGATCTTCGAGGACATCAGCATTGAGCAGTTCGAGGGCACCGTTGTCAAGGTTATTCCCAAGGTCCCCACCAAAAACCAG AACGACCCCCTACCAGGCCGTATCAGTTCCCGCATTGGTTTCAACGACAAGGAGCTGCCGTTCGGCGAGAAGGACACAAAGTCCAAGGTGACCCTCCTGGAGGGAGACCACATCCAGTTCAACATCTCCACCGACCGCAGGGACAAGCTAGAGAGGGCTACCAACATCGACATCCTCCCAGACACCTTCGACTTCACCAAGGAGACTCGTGAAATG GGCGTGATTGCGGCAATACGAGACGGCTTTGGCTTCATCAAGTGCGTCGACCGGGACGCCAGGATGTTCTTCCACTTCAGTGAAGTCCTGGAGGAAAGCCAACTGCACATCTCAGATGAAGTGGAGTTCACTGTTGTGCCT GACATGCTGTCGGCTCAGAGGAACCACGCGGTGCGCATCAAGAAGCTGCCCAAGGGCACGGTGTCCTTCCATACCCAGTCTGAGCAGCGTTTTATGGGTGTGGTGGAGAAGGAAGTTGTGGCAACCAACACCAAGAACGCCAGTCCCACCAAGGccaaggaaaaggaaaag GAGGCCGAGGAAGGAGTGATTGCGTATGAAGACTGCGGAGTGAAGCTCACGGTGCCGTACCACAACAAGGACCTAGAAGGAGGAGGGTACCCGCTGGTCGGAGACAAG GTGGAGTTCTCCATCAACGAAGTGAAGCGCACCGGCCTGCAGAGCGCCGTGTCCGTTCGGGTCCTCAACCGCAACGCCTCCAACGCCAAGAGACTGCTTGGATTTGTCGCCACGCTCAAGGACAACTTTGGCTTCATTGAGACGGCAAATCACGACCAGGAGATTTTCTTTCACTACAG TGAAATGTGTGGGGACTTGGAAAACTTGGAGCTGGGcgacacagtggagtacacactCTCTAAAGGAAAGGGGAACAAAGTCAGTGCTGAGAAGGTTACCAAAGTGGCTGCAG TGAATGGCATTAGCGAGGATGTCGGTGCAACGGTGATGATGGGGAAGGTAATCCGTCCTTTGCGCAGTGTGGACCCCTCCCAGACGGAATACCAGGGGCTTATTGAAGTCACGGAGGAAG GTACAACTAAAGGCCAGAATTATCCCTTTGGCATCATGGGTATGTCAAACAAGGCCGATTGCCTGCAGAAAGGGGAACTTGTGAAGTTCCATGTTTGTACGGTGGCTCAAACTGGACAGAAGATGGCCTGTAATGTGGTCCCTCAACGCAAAGCGTTGGTGGAGTGTGTCAAAGACCAG TTTGGCTTCATCACATATGAAGTTGGTGAGAGCAAGAAGCTGTTCTTTCATGTAAAGGAGGTGCAAGACGGCCTCGAGCTCCAGACCGGGGATGAGGTGGAGTTCTCCGTCGTCCTCAATCAACGCACAGGAAAATGTAGTGCCTGCAACGTACGCAGAGTCAG CGAGGGGCCTAAACTGGTGGCGACTCCGCGTCCGGATCGACTGGTGAACCGGTTGAAGAGCATCACCCTCGACGACGCCAGCGCTCCTCGCCTGGTGATCGTCAGACAGCCTCGTGGTCCCGACAATTCAAAG GGCTTTAATGTGGAGCGCAAGACTCGCCAGCCCGGCGTCATTGACTGA
- the csde1 gene encoding cold shock domain-containing protein E1 isoform X1 yields the protein MSFDPGMLHNNGHTAYANGTGPGIRETGVVEKLLTSYGFIQCSERQARLFFHCSQYNGNLQELKIGDDVEFEVSSDRRTGKPIAVKLLKIKPEVLPEERISGQVGPDLHAYPFTVLHGYIHPVVSAIPVHLDGKSAPGQVPTGSVCYERNGVSGEVFYLTYTPDDVEGNIHLDTGDKVSFYMETNKHTGAVSARNIQLVKKKQMRCQGVVCATKEAFGFIERADVVKEIFFHYSEFKGDLEALQAGDDVEFTIKDRNGKEVATEVRLLPQGTVIFEDISIEQFEGTVVKVIPKVPTKNQNDPLPGRISSRIGFNDKELPFGEKDTKSKVTLLEGDHIQFNISTDRRDKLERATNIDILPDTFDFTKETREMGVIAAIRDGFGFIKCVDRDARMFFHFSEVLEESQLHISDEVEFTVVPVGPVYKLFTKDMLSAQRNHAVRIKKLPKGTVSFHTQSEQRFMGVVEKEVVATNTKNASPTKAKEKEKEAEEGVIAYEDCGVKLTVPYHNKDLEGGGYPLVGDKVEFSINEVKRTGLQSAVSVRVLNRNASNAKRLLGFVATLKDNFGFIETANHDQEIFFHYSEMCGDLENLELGDTVEYTLSKGKGNKVSAEKVTKVAAVNGISEDVGATVMMGKVIRPLRSVDPSQTEYQGLIEVTEEGTTKGQNYPFGIMGMSNKADCLQKGELVKFHVCTVAQTGQKMACNVVPQRKALVECVKDQFGFITYEVGESKKLFFHVKEVQDGLELQTGDEVEFSVVLNQRTGKCSACNVRRVSEGPKLVATPRPDRLVNRLKSITLDDASAPRLVIVRQPRGPDNSKGFNVERKTRQPGVID from the exons ATGAGTTTTGACCCAGGCATGCTCCATAACAATGGGCACACTGCGTATGCTAACGGCACGGGGCCCGGCATCCGAGAGACTGGTGTGGTGGAGAAGCTCCTGACGTCGTACGGGTTCATTCAGTGCTCTGAACGTCAGGCGCGTCTCTTCTTCCACTGCTCCCAGTACAATGGCAACCTGCAAGAGCTTAAAATAGGAG aTGATGTAGAGTTTGAGGTATCCTCTGACAGGCGCACTGGCAAGCCCATAGCAGTGAAGCTGCTAAAGATAAAGCCAGAGGTGCTGCCAGAGGAGCGCATCTCGGGCCAGGTGGGGCCAGACCTGCACGCCTATCCCTTTACTGTGCTGCATGGTTATATTCATCCA GTTGTTTCGGCGATCCCGGTGCACTTGGACGGAAAGTCTGCACCTGGCCAGGTGCCCACTGGCAGCGTTTGTTATGAAAGAAACGGGGTAAGTGGA GAGGTGTTCTACCTTACCTACACCCCTGATGACGTGGAGGGAAATATCCACCTGGACACAGGCGACAAAGTCAGCTTTTACATGGAAACCAACAAGCA TACCGGTGCAGTCAGCGCTCGCAATATTCAACTTGTGAAGAAAAAGCAAATGAGGTGCCAGGGAGTGGTGTGTGCTACTAAG GAGGCCTTTGGGTTCATTGAGCGGGCCGACGTGGTGAAGGAGATCTTCTTCCACTACAGCGAGTTCAAGGGTGATCTTGAGGCGCTGCAAGCTGGAGATGACGTGGAGTTCACCATCAAGGACAGAAAT GGAAAAGAGGTGGCCACCGAAGTGAGGCTGCTTCCCCAGGGGACGGTGATCTTCGAGGACATCAGCATTGAGCAGTTCGAGGGCACCGTTGTCAAGGTTATTCCCAAGGTCCCCACCAAAAACCAG AACGACCCCCTACCAGGCCGTATCAGTTCCCGCATTGGTTTCAACGACAAGGAGCTGCCGTTCGGCGAGAAGGACACAAAGTCCAAGGTGACCCTCCTGGAGGGAGACCACATCCAGTTCAACATCTCCACCGACCGCAGGGACAAGCTAGAGAGGGCTACCAACATCGACATCCTCCCAGACACCTTCGACTTCACCAAGGAGACTCGTGAAATG GGCGTGATTGCGGCAATACGAGACGGCTTTGGCTTCATCAAGTGCGTCGACCGGGACGCCAGGATGTTCTTCCACTTCAGTGAAGTCCTGGAGGAAAGCCAACTGCACATCTCAGATGAAGTGGAGTTCACTGTTGTGCCTGTAGGTCCTGTTTATAAGCTTTTCACAAAA GACATGCTGTCGGCTCAGAGGAACCACGCGGTGCGCATCAAGAAGCTGCCCAAGGGCACGGTGTCCTTCCATACCCAGTCTGAGCAGCGTTTTATGGGTGTGGTGGAGAAGGAAGTTGTGGCAACCAACACCAAGAACGCCAGTCCCACCAAGGccaaggaaaaggaaaag GAGGCCGAGGAAGGAGTGATTGCGTATGAAGACTGCGGAGTGAAGCTCACGGTGCCGTACCACAACAAGGACCTAGAAGGAGGAGGGTACCCGCTGGTCGGAGACAAG GTGGAGTTCTCCATCAACGAAGTGAAGCGCACCGGCCTGCAGAGCGCCGTGTCCGTTCGGGTCCTCAACCGCAACGCCTCCAACGCCAAGAGACTGCTTGGATTTGTCGCCACGCTCAAGGACAACTTTGGCTTCATTGAGACGGCAAATCACGACCAGGAGATTTTCTTTCACTACAG TGAAATGTGTGGGGACTTGGAAAACTTGGAGCTGGGcgacacagtggagtacacactCTCTAAAGGAAAGGGGAACAAAGTCAGTGCTGAGAAGGTTACCAAAGTGGCTGCAG TGAATGGCATTAGCGAGGATGTCGGTGCAACGGTGATGATGGGGAAGGTAATCCGTCCTTTGCGCAGTGTGGACCCCTCCCAGACGGAATACCAGGGGCTTATTGAAGTCACGGAGGAAG GTACAACTAAAGGCCAGAATTATCCCTTTGGCATCATGGGTATGTCAAACAAGGCCGATTGCCTGCAGAAAGGGGAACTTGTGAAGTTCCATGTTTGTACGGTGGCTCAAACTGGACAGAAGATGGCCTGTAATGTGGTCCCTCAACGCAAAGCGTTGGTGGAGTGTGTCAAAGACCAG TTTGGCTTCATCACATATGAAGTTGGTGAGAGCAAGAAGCTGTTCTTTCATGTAAAGGAGGTGCAAGACGGCCTCGAGCTCCAGACCGGGGATGAGGTGGAGTTCTCCGTCGTCCTCAATCAACGCACAGGAAAATGTAGTGCCTGCAACGTACGCAGAGTCAG CGAGGGGCCTAAACTGGTGGCGACTCCGCGTCCGGATCGACTGGTGAACCGGTTGAAGAGCATCACCCTCGACGACGCCAGCGCTCCTCGCCTGGTGATCGTCAGACAGCCTCGTGGTCCCGACAATTCAAAG GGCTTTAATGTGGAGCGCAAGACTCGCCAGCCCGGCGTCATTGACTGA